From the Conger conger chromosome 14, fConCon1.1, whole genome shotgun sequence genome, one window contains:
- the LOC133110402 gene encoding serine/threonine-protein kinase 35-like, protein MDTGDKGRRRKQSVRTGGSVLGLNNEKIKREEAHVLKSLTVGNIEDNEVLMEEDRYPGSFLKSGKLERRVMAPRYSLLREVGRGSYGVVYEAIARRSGARVAVKKLRCDAPENVELALAEFWALTSLEKRHENVVQLEECVLQKNGLAQKMSHGNKRSKQYLRLVETSLKGERVLGCPEEPCYLWFVMEFCEGGDLNQFILSRRPDPPTNNSFMLQLTSAVAFLHKNNIVHRDLKPDNILISEKSGSPVLKVADFGLSKVCAGLGGRDKEGENGNKNVNVNKFWLSSACGSDFYMAPEVWEGHYTAKADIFALGIIMWAMIERITFIDAESKRELLGSYVRQGAEIVPVGEALLENPKMVLHIPQKRRTSMSDGVRKLLQDMLAVNPQDRPDAFELENRMDQVTCAA, encoded by the exons ATGGATACAGGTGACAAGGGGAGGAGACGGAAACAAAGTGTGCGAACCGGCGGCTCGGTGCTAGGgttgaataatgaaaaaatcaAAAGGGAAGAAGCGCACGTTTTAAAATCACTGACTGTTGGGAATATAGAAGACAATGAAGTCCTAATGGAGGAAGACCGCTATCCCGGCAGCTTTCTTAAGAGCGGGAAATTGGAGCGTAGGGTAATGGCACCGAGATACAGTTTGTTACGGGAGGTAGGAAGGGGAAGCTATGGCGTGGTGTACGAGGCCATTGCGCGGAGGTCTGGTGCAAGGGTAGCTGTAAAGAAACTTCGCTGCGACGCTCCTGAAAATGTCGAGCTGGCGCTCGCCGAGTTTTGGGCCTTGACAAGCCTTGAGAAGCGGCATGAGAATGTGGTGCAGCTGGAAGAATGTGTTTTGCAAAAGAACGGTCTGGCGCAGAAAATGAGCCATGGAAACAAGCGATCCAAGCAGTATTTGCGGTTGGTGGAGACTTCACTTAAAG GAGAGCGAGTTTTGGGCTGCCCAGAGGAGCCATGCTACCTGTGGTTCGTTATGGAGTTTTGTGAGGGCGGAGACCTCAACCAGTTCATCCTCTCTCGCCGCCCGGACCCCCCGACCAACAACAGCTTCATGCTGCAGCTCACCAGTGCGGTGGCCTTCCTCCACAAGAACAACATCGTCCACCGGGACCTCAAGCCGGACAACATCCTGATCTCGGAGAAGTCGGGCTCGCCCGTTCTCAAGGTGGCCGACTTCGGCCTGAGCAAGGTGTGCGCAGGCCTGGGAGGCAGGGACAAGGAAGGGGAGAACGGGAACAAGAACGTCAACGTCAACAAGTTCTGGCTGTCCTCAGCCTGCGGCTCAGACTTCTACATGGCCCCCGAGGTGTGGGAGGGCCACTACACGGCCAAGGCCGACATCTTCGCCCTGGGCATCATCATGTGGGCCATGATCGAGAGGATCACCTTCATCGACGCCGAGTCCAAGCGGGAGCTCTTGGGCTCGTACGTGCGGCAGGGGGCTGAGATCGTGCCGGTCGGCGAGGCGCTCTTGGAAAACCCAAAGATGGTGCTCCACATCCCCCAGAAACGCAGGACTTCCATGTCTGACGGGGTAAGAAAGCTCCTGCAGGACATGCTTGCGGTCAACCCCCAGGACCGGCCCGACGCCTTCGAACTGGAGAACCGAATGGACCAGGTCACGTGTGCCGCGTGA